A window of Myxococcales bacterium contains these coding sequences:
- a CDS encoding Glu/Leu/Phe/Val dehydrogenase, which produces MANPEAPKESVAPARVHKEYDFFKVVQEYLDRAAKVIKLEPFVQTILSQPKNELIINFPVKMDNGEVRLFKGYRVQHNNLLGPFKGGMRYHPSVTLDDVKALAAMMTWKCALMRIPYGGGKGGIKFDPASVSKAELQRITRRFTHALGENIGPDYDIPAPDMGTNSQTMAWMMDTYANMMGHSNKQSVKGVVTGKPVASGGTLGRGKATGQGMVFCIVEWAKANGFNLEGSTMTVQGFGNVGSHCAVILSRLGVSTVAVGDHSGYLANPEGFNAHKLQEYVAKNGSIKGYPGGKPITREEFFATKADIFAPSALENQIGEAEAKALDVKLVVEGANGPTTPAGEKILLDRGITILPDVLANSGGVTVSYYEWVQNKRSESWTEEEVDEKLEKAMVRAYREVADFARTNKVDLRVAAYALALQRIEAVYKEREIFP; this is translated from the coding sequence ATGGCAAACCCCGAAGCTCCGAAAGAGTCCGTCGCGCCCGCTCGCGTCCACAAGGAGTACGACTTCTTCAAGGTCGTGCAGGAGTACCTCGACCGCGCGGCCAAGGTGATCAAGCTCGAGCCCTTCGTTCAGACGATCCTGAGCCAGCCGAAGAACGAGCTCATCATCAACTTCCCCGTGAAGATGGACAACGGCGAGGTCAGGCTCTTCAAGGGCTACCGCGTCCAGCACAACAACCTCCTCGGGCCGTTCAAGGGCGGTATGCGCTACCACCCGAGCGTCACGCTCGACGACGTGAAGGCGCTCGCGGCGATGATGACGTGGAAGTGCGCGCTCATGCGCATCCCGTACGGCGGCGGCAAGGGCGGCATCAAGTTCGACCCGGCGTCCGTGTCGAAGGCGGAGCTCCAGCGCATCACGCGCCGCTTCACGCACGCGCTCGGCGAGAACATCGGGCCCGACTACGACATCCCCGCGCCGGACATGGGCACGAACAGCCAGACCATGGCGTGGATGATGGACACCTACGCCAACATGATGGGGCACTCGAACAAGCAGAGCGTGAAGGGCGTCGTCACGGGCAAGCCCGTCGCGTCCGGCGGCACGCTCGGCCGCGGCAAGGCCACCGGCCAGGGCATGGTGTTCTGCATCGTCGAGTGGGCGAAGGCGAACGGCTTCAACCTCGAAGGCAGCACGATGACCGTGCAGGGCTTCGGTAACGTCGGCTCGCACTGCGCCGTGATCCTCTCGCGCCTCGGCGTGTCGACGGTCGCCGTGGGCGATCACTCGGGCTACCTCGCGAACCCCGAGGGCTTCAACGCGCACAAGCTCCAGGAGTACGTCGCGAAGAACGGCAGCATCAAGGGTTACCCGGGCGGAAAGCCGATCACCCGCGAGGAGTTCTTCGCGACCAAGGCCGACATCTTCGCCCCGAGCGCGCTCGAGAACCAGATCGGCGAGGCCGAGGCCAAGGCGCTCGACGTGAAGCTCGTGGTCGAGGGCGCGAACGGCCCGACGACCCCCGCCGGCGAGAAGATCCTCCTCGATCGCGGCATCACGATCCTCCCCGACGTGCTCGCGAACTCGGGCGGCGTGACCGTGTCGTACTACGAGTGGGTGCAGAACAAGCGCTCCGAGAGCTGGACCGAAGAAGAGGTCGACGAGAAGCTCGAGAAGGCCATGGTCCGCGCGTACCGCGAGGTCGCCGACTTCGCCCGCACGAACAAGGTCGATCTCCGCGTCGCCGCGTACGCCCTCGCGCTCCAGCGCATCGAGGCCGTGTACAAGGAGCGCGAGATCTTCCCCTGA
- the uppS gene encoding di-trans,poly-cis-decaprenylcistransferase, with amino-acid sequence MAPSYHRSSALGRPGRVGASGRNPDAAGEPRRRPHVRLGRPWRAVDTLRRSFDRGSERPLTVNPIVEARNLPSHVGIIMDGNGRWAQMRGKDRVEGHREGSAAVRRVVRTARRLGLSALTLYAFSEQNWARPGEEVDALMLLLREFLLSERDEILDNGIRLNAIGNLGRLPGIVRAVLDPLRNESAGKTDMTLTLALSYGGREEIAQAAQELATRVAKGQCRPEEVTAEALHGLMPSLRVGDPDLVIRTGGERRISNFLLYGLAYAELYFEDALWPDYGAEHLYAAIESYQQRERRFGLVGKAAAPTFVGNDVRLAG; translated from the coding sequence ATGGCTCCGAGCTACCACAGGTCGAGCGCCCTCGGGCGGCCCGGGCGCGTCGGCGCGAGCGGTCGAAACCCCGATGCGGCCGGCGAGCCACGGCGGCGCCCCCACGTCAGGTTGGGTAGACCATGGCGGGCCGTCGACACATTGCGGCGAAGCTTCGACCGTGGTAGCGAAAGGCCCCTTACCGTGAACCCCATCGTCGAAGCGCGCAACCTCCCCTCCCACGTCGGCATCATCATGGACGGCAACGGTCGCTGGGCGCAGATGCGCGGCAAAGACCGTGTCGAAGGCCACCGCGAGGGCTCGGCCGCGGTCCGTCGTGTGGTCCGCACGGCCCGCCGCCTCGGCCTCTCGGCCCTGACGCTCTACGCCTTCAGCGAGCAAAACTGGGCTCGCCCGGGCGAAGAGGTCGACGCCCTCATGCTGCTCCTCCGCGAGTTCTTGCTCTCCGAGCGGGACGAGATCCTCGACAACGGCATTCGCCTGAACGCGATCGGCAACCTCGGCCGCCTCCCGGGCATCGTCCGCGCCGTGCTCGACCCGCTCCGCAACGAGAGCGCTGGCAAGACCGACATGACCCTCACGCTCGCCCTCAGCTACGGAGGCCGCGAGGAGATCGCCCAGGCCGCCCAAGAGCTGGCCACGCGCGTCGCCAAGGGGCAGTGCCGCCCCGAAGAGGTGACGGCCGAGGCGCTCCACGGCCTCATGCCGAGCCTGCGCGTGGGCGATCCCGACCTCGTGATCCGCACGGGCGGCGAGCGCCGTATCTCGAATTTCTTGCTCTACGGCCTCGCGTACGCCGAGCTCTATTTCGAGGATGCGCTCTGGCCCGACTACGGCGCCGAGCACCTCTACGCGGCCATCGAGAGCTACCAGCAGCGCGAGCGCCGGTTCGGCCTCGTGGGCAAGGCGGCAGCCCCCACTTTCGTCGGGAACGACGTCCGCCTCGCGGGCTGA
- a CDS encoding alpha/beta fold hydrolase, whose product MPYVSTRLGRWFYEEHGDSSQKLAIVCLHGLLFDGGQWKEQVGPLSAIGRTIVFDGPGHGKSEVPPLFTLNDHADALADALAELGVERAALVGLSWGGMLAMRFALRHRSMLLGMALLDTSAEREKPALRVRFRAFALFHEHVGIPYALYARDIAPRMFGKATRRNKPDLVERTGRALLGFPRLGVARAALAVVINRDSVLEELSRVQVESLVVCGDEDRATPLSKSRNLARVLGARLVVIASSGHMTALERPADVNAELVPFLSGLLSSRA is encoded by the coding sequence ATGCCCTACGTCTCGACGCGACTCGGTCGGTGGTTCTACGAAGAGCACGGCGACTCCTCCCAGAAGCTCGCCATCGTCTGCCTGCATGGCCTCCTCTTCGACGGGGGCCAGTGGAAAGAACAGGTGGGCCCGCTCTCCGCGATCGGACGGACGATCGTTTTCGACGGCCCGGGGCACGGCAAGAGCGAGGTCCCTCCGCTCTTCACGCTGAACGACCACGCCGACGCGCTCGCCGACGCGCTCGCGGAGCTCGGGGTGGAGCGCGCGGCGCTCGTGGGCCTCTCGTGGGGCGGCATGCTCGCCATGCGCTTCGCCCTCCGCCACAGGAGCATGCTCCTCGGCATGGCCTTGCTCGACACGAGCGCCGAGCGTGAAAAACCGGCCCTCCGCGTCCGCTTCCGCGCGTTCGCCCTGTTCCACGAGCACGTCGGGATCCCCTACGCGCTCTACGCCCGCGACATCGCCCCGCGTATGTTCGGCAAGGCGACCCGACGAAACAAGCCCGACCTCGTCGAGCGCACGGGGCGCGCGCTCCTCGGGTTCCCTCGGCTCGGGGTGGCACGGGCGGCGCTCGCGGTGGTCATCAACCGCGACTCGGTGCTCGAGGAGCTCTCTCGCGTGCAGGTCGAGAGCCTCGTCGTCTGCGGCGACGAAGACCGCGCGACGCCGCTCTCCAAGAGCCGGAACCTCGCGAGGGTGCTCGGGGCTCGGCTCGTCGTCATCGCGAGCTCGGGCCACATGACCGCCCTCGAGCGCCCGGCCGACGTGAACGCGGAGCTCGTGCCCTTCCTTTCGGGCCTCCTCTCCTCGCGCGCTTGA
- a CDS encoding anthranilate synthase component I family protein, whose product MTKLFSETRPSDALTPVAAYAALRAHAGDGASFLFESVVGGERWGRYSILGYRPRYEVVHGWDGISVEGALPEGRELADAGDPLDRIAPLLAPVGPAKTPAERFASGHVGFFAWDLVHRIEAVPPGDPIVWKRHFLPLFRILGGLIVVVFDNLSQTYTVSADDPARVARALSDLETRVPLRPIDLPDRSRVPEHRVDVDDATFCARVREAQELIRAGDAFQVVLARTFQCDARGRDAFDVYRAMRLVNPSPYMYFLDLPPAEGEATRTQIAGASPETLIRTEDGKVTVRPIAGTRPRGKTEAADLEAERELLADEKERAEHVMLVDLGRNDVGRVSELGTVTITKQMVTERYSHVMHIVSEVSGTLRADASPVDVVRAGFPAGTLSGAPKVRAMQIIRELEARPRNIYGGAIGYVAGSGEVDLAIAIRTAVCRNGVFEISAGAGVVDASVPESEAEETRSKARGVLAAIAAVPERA is encoded by the coding sequence ATGACGAAGCTCTTCTCCGAGACGCGCCCGAGCGACGCGCTCACCCCTGTCGCGGCCTACGCGGCCCTCCGCGCCCACGCGGGCGACGGCGCGTCGTTTTTGTTCGAGAGCGTCGTCGGCGGCGAGCGCTGGGGGCGCTACAGCATCCTCGGGTACAGGCCTCGCTACGAGGTCGTGCACGGCTGGGACGGCATCTCCGTCGAAGGCGCGCTGCCCGAGGGTCGTGAGCTCGCCGACGCGGGCGATCCGCTCGATCGCATCGCCCCGCTGCTTGCGCCCGTAGGCCCGGCGAAGACCCCCGCCGAGCGCTTCGCCTCGGGCCACGTGGGCTTCTTCGCGTGGGACCTCGTTCACCGCATCGAGGCCGTGCCGCCGGGCGACCCCATCGTCTGGAAGAGGCACTTTCTTCCGTTGTTCCGAATACTTGGCGGGCTCATCGTGGTGGTCTTCGACAACCTCTCGCAGACGTACACGGTCTCCGCCGACGATCCTGCGAGGGTCGCGCGCGCCCTCTCCGATCTCGAGACGCGCGTCCCGCTCCGGCCGATCGATCTGCCCGACCGGTCGCGTGTGCCCGAGCACCGCGTCGACGTCGACGACGCCACGTTCTGCGCCCGCGTGCGCGAGGCCCAGGAGCTCATTCGCGCCGGCGACGCGTTCCAGGTCGTGCTCGCGCGCACCTTCCAATGCGACGCCCGCGGACGCGACGCCTTCGACGTGTACCGCGCGATGCGGCTCGTGAACCCGTCGCCGTACATGTACTTCCTCGATCTGCCCCCGGCCGAGGGCGAGGCCACGCGCACCCAGATCGCCGGCGCGAGCCCCGAGACGCTCATCCGCACCGAGGACGGAAAGGTCACCGTGCGCCCCATCGCCGGCACCCGCCCTCGCGGAAAGACCGAGGCCGCCGACCTCGAGGCCGAGCGGGAGCTCTTGGCCGACGAGAAAGAGCGGGCCGAGCACGTGATGCTCGTCGACCTCGGCCGCAACGACGTAGGACGCGTGTCGGAGCTCGGGACCGTGACCATCACGAAGCAGATGGTGACCGAGCGCTACTCGCACGTCATGCACATCGTGAGCGAGGTCTCGGGCACGCTGCGCGCCGACGCGAGCCCCGTCGACGTGGTGCGGGCCGGTTTCCCCGCGGGCACGCTCTCCGGGGCACCGAAGGTCCGGGCCATGCAGATCATCCGGGAGCTCGAGGCGCGACCTCGCAACATCTACGGGGGCGCCATCGGGTACGTCGCCGGGAGCGGCGAGGTCGATCTCGCGATCGCCATTCGCACGGCCGTATGCCGAAATGGCGTGTTCGAGATCTCGGCGGGGGCGGGCGTGGTCGACGCGAGCGTGCCCGAGAGCGAGGCGGAGGAGACGCGGAGCAAGGCGCGCGGCGTGCTGGCCGCGATCGCGGCGGTCCCCGAGCGGGCCTGA
- a CDS encoding Stp1/IreP family PP2C-type Ser/Thr phosphatase, protein MTTSPEPIKFFAATDVGRVREHNEDNFLVDKKLQFFIVCDGMGGHAAGEVASAIAVRAVHEEVKKEREMLQDFARGARGSSRVTKKDVLALLEHSVQRACSKVHEAAQSDDGKRGMGTTLSALLLLGHTAFIAHVGDSRIYMERSGGVSQITEDHTVMNELIRRGKLTEEQIAKVKQKNAITRAVGVYERVDVDTLTFEVLPGDSFLLASDGLTGYLETADELADYLVAEDGQAAVRGLVSLANGRGGKDNITCILVHVQGEIDDAKERAARVAQKREVLAKMPIFARLAESELMRVMQVVEVRAFANGQTVITEGEKGDELFIVLTGAVNVLRGNEELARFGPGEHFGEMALIRSVPRSATVTSAGSSELMVIKRADFFEILRNEHQTAVKILWQFLGVLADRLDQTTSELRDARMKEIEQDIEVDDATVEIFPTFSSHAARR, encoded by the coding sequence ATGACGACGAGCCCCGAGCCCATCAAGTTCTTCGCCGCGACCGACGTCGGGCGGGTGCGCGAGCACAACGAAGACAATTTCCTCGTCGACAAGAAGCTCCAGTTCTTCATCGTTTGCGACGGCATGGGCGGGCACGCCGCGGGCGAGGTGGCGAGCGCCATCGCCGTGCGCGCGGTGCACGAAGAGGTGAAGAAGGAGCGCGAGATGCTCCAAGACTTCGCCCGAGGCGCGCGTGGCTCCTCCCGCGTGACGAAGAAAGACGTGCTCGCCTTGCTCGAGCACTCGGTGCAACGCGCGTGCTCGAAGGTGCACGAGGCCGCCCAGAGCGACGACGGCAAGCGCGGCATGGGCACGACGCTCTCGGCGCTGCTCCTCCTCGGGCACACCGCGTTCATCGCGCACGTCGGGGACAGCCGCATCTACATGGAGCGCTCCGGCGGCGTCTCGCAGATCACCGAAGATCACACGGTGATGAACGAGCTCATTCGCCGCGGCAAGCTCACCGAAGAGCAGATCGCCAAGGTGAAGCAGAAGAACGCGATCACACGCGCCGTCGGTGTGTACGAGCGCGTCGACGTGGACACCCTGACGTTCGAGGTCCTCCCGGGAGACTCGTTCCTGCTCGCGTCGGACGGGCTCACGGGCTACCTCGAGACCGCCGACGAGCTCGCCGACTACCTCGTCGCGGAGGACGGGCAAGCCGCCGTGCGCGGCCTCGTGTCGCTCGCGAACGGCCGCGGCGGCAAAGACAACATCACCTGCATCCTCGTGCACGTGCAGGGCGAGATCGACGACGCGAAAGAGCGCGCCGCCCGCGTGGCTCAGAAGCGCGAGGTCCTCGCCAAGATGCCCATCTTCGCGCGTCTCGCCGAGAGCGAGCTGATGCGCGTCATGCAGGTCGTCGAGGTGCGCGCCTTCGCCAACGGCCAGACCGTGATCACCGAGGGTGAGAAGGGCGACGAGCTCTTCATCGTGCTCACGGGCGCCGTGAACGTCCTCCGCGGCAACGAGGAGCTCGCGCGGTTCGGACCGGGGGAGCACTTCGGCGAGATGGCCCTCATTCGCTCGGTGCCGCGCTCGGCCACCGTGACGAGCGCCGGGTCGAGCGAGCTCATGGTCATCAAGCGCGCGGATTTCTTCGAGATTTTGCGCAACGAGCACCAGACCGCCGTGAAGATCCTGTGGCAGTTCTTGGGCGTGCTCGCCGACCGCCTCGATCAGACGACGAGCGAGCTCCGCGACGCCCGCATGAAAGAGATCGAACAGGACATCGAGGTGGACGATGCGACCGTGGAGATCTTCCCGACCTTCTCGTCGCACGCCGCGCGGCGCTGA
- the vanZ gene encoding VanZ family protein, with protein MPLPERRPYARLFSRLRPSQVALAFVLAAIVVLVALDDTGHLGWVVRPLTRVPYGDKCGHFLIFGTAAFFAARAFPAPRAMGTVPLVVLGLLGLAGLEELSQAFVPTRHCDIWDFAADAAGMAVFSTLAAVVPRRLTER; from the coding sequence ATGCCCCTCCCCGAACGCCGTCCCTACGCCCGACTCTTCTCTCGACTTCGACCCTCCCAGGTCGCCCTCGCCTTCGTGCTCGCCGCCATCGTGGTGCTCGTCGCGCTCGACGACACCGGCCACCTCGGGTGGGTGGTGAGGCCGCTCACCCGCGTCCCCTATGGCGACAAATGCGGGCACTTCCTGATCTTCGGGACGGCCGCGTTCTTCGCGGCTCGCGCGTTCCCGGCGCCGCGGGCCATGGGGACCGTGCCGCTCGTGGTGCTCGGGCTGCTCGGGCTCGCCGGCCTCGAGGAGCTCTCGCAGGCCTTCGTGCCCACGCGCCACTGCGACATATGGGACTTCGCCGCCGACGCCGCGGGGATGGCCGTGTTCTCGACGTTGGCGGCCGTGGTCCCGCGGCGCCTTACCGAACGGTAA
- a CDS encoding phosphatidate cytidylyltransferase encodes MRVATALVGVPLILLLIFKGPPWGLYCLVLPASIVGAFELFSMTHPGDRPSQVMGVVATVLASLGTYFGVKDPRILVTTLLVVPLFGPLSTLIRLGDIKTAALRATAMGMGPLFVGSSLALVGVLKRDLGDDGPAYVMLVFFFSWMSDTGGYFAGRFLGKHKLYEAVSPKKTVEGALGGLAGGLCGMLFTRAVFLKSMPLAHGIPLALVATALGQAGDLGESVLKRSTGVKDSGAIVPGHGGILDRVDALMITATCVYLYTVWAR; translated from the coding sequence GTGCGCGTCGCCACGGCGCTCGTGGGTGTCCCGCTCATTCTCCTGCTCATCTTCAAGGGGCCGCCGTGGGGCCTCTATTGCCTCGTGCTGCCGGCGTCGATCGTGGGCGCGTTCGAGCTCTTCTCGATGACCCACCCGGGCGATCGCCCCTCGCAGGTCATGGGCGTCGTGGCGACGGTGCTCGCGTCGCTCGGCACGTATTTCGGCGTCAAGGACCCACGAATCCTCGTGACGACGCTGCTCGTCGTGCCCCTCTTCGGGCCGCTCTCCACGCTGATTCGACTGGGCGACATCAAGACCGCGGCCCTCCGCGCGACGGCCATGGGCATGGGCCCGCTCTTCGTCGGGAGCTCGCTCGCGCTCGTTGGCGTGCTGAAGCGGGATCTCGGCGACGACGGCCCAGCCTACGTCATGCTCGTCTTCTTCTTCTCCTGGATGAGCGACACCGGCGGCTACTTCGCGGGCCGTTTCCTCGGGAAACACAAGCTATACGAGGCCGTGTCCCCCAAGAAGACCGTCGAGGGCGCGCTCGGGGGGCTCGCCGGTGGCCTGTGTGGCATGCTCTTCACTCGCGCGGTCTTCCTGAAGTCGATGCCGCTCGCCCACGGGATCCCGCTGGCGCTCGTGGCCACCGCGCTCGGCCAAGCCGGCGACCTCGGAGAGTCCGTGCTGAAGCGCTCGACCGGCGTGAAGGATTCGGGCGCGATCGTGCCCGGGCACGGCGGCATCCTCGACCGCGTCGACGCGCTCATGATCACCGCCACCTGCGTGTACCTCTACACCGTCTGGGCCCGCTGA
- a CDS encoding sigma-54-dependent Fis family transcriptional regulator, protein MPRAHLLVVDDEPAILTTLQKALTLEGYGVDVAGGVKIAEEKLKKRSYDLCLFDVMLPDGDGIDLLQRVRAAGMDAPVIMMSGHGTIDTAVRATRHGALSFLEKPLNTDALLIAIETGLRLERAEKEASELRAATFGELVGESAAIKRLLEQVGRAAKSAASVLVTGERGTGKELVARAIHAMSPRAKGPLEKMNCAALPSELIESELFGHEVGAFTGATKQRRGKFERASGGTLFLDEVGDMPLAMQAKLLRVLQEREIERVGGSEVIKVDARVVAATNRDLLAACEKDLFRPDLYDRLNVVPLAIPPLRARREDIPVLTRHFLALAAKANDRRGMQIDPAAIDALAAHSFPGNVRELRNLVERLVILTPDDVIKETDVRTCLHGGAQAKTQSLYRPGVPFRVLVEEAERVILTDAMAHHGGQMAATARALDLERSHLYKKARALGLRKSEGDEDE, encoded by the coding sequence ATGCCCCGCGCGCATCTCTTGGTGGTCGACGACGAGCCGGCGATCCTCACCACCCTCCAGAAGGCCCTCACCCTCGAGGGCTACGGCGTCGACGTGGCCGGTGGAGTGAAAATCGCCGAAGAAAAGCTGAAGAAGCGCTCGTACGACCTCTGCCTCTTCGACGTCATGCTCCCCGACGGAGACGGCATCGATCTGCTCCAGCGTGTGCGCGCGGCCGGCATGGACGCCCCCGTCATCATGATGAGCGGGCACGGCACGATCGACACGGCGGTGCGAGCCACACGTCACGGCGCGCTCTCGTTCCTCGAGAAGCCGCTCAACACCGATGCTCTGCTCATCGCCATCGAGACGGGCCTGCGCCTCGAGAGGGCCGAAAAAGAGGCGAGTGAGCTCCGCGCGGCGACGTTCGGCGAGCTCGTCGGCGAGAGCGCGGCCATCAAGCGCCTCCTCGAGCAGGTGGGGCGCGCGGCGAAGAGCGCGGCGAGCGTGCTCGTCACGGGCGAGCGCGGCACGGGGAAAGAGCTCGTGGCGCGCGCCATCCACGCCATGTCGCCCCGCGCGAAGGGCCCTCTCGAGAAGATGAACTGCGCGGCGCTCCCGAGCGAGCTCATCGAGAGCGAGCTCTTCGGCCACGAGGTGGGCGCGTTCACCGGGGCCACCAAACAACGGCGCGGCAAGTTCGAGCGCGCCTCGGGGGGAACCCTCTTCCTCGACGAGGTCGGCGACATGCCGCTCGCCATGCAGGCGAAGCTCCTCCGGGTGCTCCAAGAGCGCGAGATCGAGCGCGTCGGGGGCAGCGAGGTCATCAAGGTCGACGCACGTGTGGTCGCCGCGACGAACCGAGATCTCCTCGCCGCGTGCGAAAAAGACCTCTTTCGGCCCGACCTCTACGATCGCCTCAACGTCGTGCCGCTCGCCATCCCGCCGCTCCGCGCGCGGCGCGAGGACATCCCGGTCCTCACACGCCACTTCCTCGCGCTCGCTGCCAAGGCCAACGACCGGCGCGGCATGCAGATCGATCCGGCGGCCATCGACGCGCTCGCCGCCCACTCGTTCCCGGGCAACGTTCGAGAGCTCCGTAACCTCGTGGAACGGCTCGTGATTTTGACGCCGGACGACGTCATCAAGGAGACGGACGTCCGCACGTGCCTGCACGGCGGCGCGCAAGCCAAGACCCAGAGCCTCTACCGCCCGGGGGTCCCGTTTCGTGTCCTCGTCGAAGAGGCCGAGCGCGTCATCTTGACCGACGCGATGGCGCACCACGGCGGGCAGATGGCCGCGACCGCGCGGGCGCTCGATCTCGAGCGGAGCCACCTCTACAAAAAAGCGCGGGCCCTCGGCTTGCGGAAGTCCGAAGGCGACGAGGACGAGTAG
- a CDS encoding DUF3445 domain-containing protein, with amino-acid sequence MPEKLLFFPVDPAPLTMKAGLIRFPHDFGHGDADARVFLVDDDLARAVAEKRKGFADRRSFDRIETPDERRAADEVTAFVRARLAVEAPERLAAADTDTGATSPFDALGRALQEDLVVMHAGPDGTGRAVLVHVSFPSGWRPEHVAGTSFREIHGPVPGFPGRAGDDAEVRAAAARSMMDAMIKRGPYVRFVWTVCADDALDHHPDSGLRAPKTTITHFRVERQLTWPFPEVSASLFVIRTFVYPIAALGAERVRTLAEALANMPPEIRRYKGLDDAAIAKFVGEFSGL; translated from the coding sequence GTGCCCGAGAAGCTGCTCTTTTTCCCCGTCGATCCCGCGCCGCTCACCATGAAGGCGGGGCTCATCCGGTTCCCCCACGACTTCGGACATGGCGACGCCGACGCCCGCGTCTTCCTCGTCGACGACGACCTCGCCCGCGCCGTCGCCGAGAAGCGCAAAGGATTCGCGGATCGTCGCTCGTTCGATCGCATCGAGACGCCCGACGAGCGCCGCGCGGCCGACGAGGTGACGGCGTTCGTCCGCGCGCGGCTCGCCGTCGAGGCCCCCGAGAGGCTCGCCGCGGCCGACACGGACACGGGCGCGACGTCGCCGTTCGACGCCCTCGGGCGCGCGCTCCAAGAGGATCTCGTCGTCATGCACGCAGGTCCCGATGGCACCGGCCGAGCCGTGCTCGTGCACGTGAGCTTCCCGAGCGGGTGGCGCCCCGAGCACGTGGCGGGCACGAGCTTCCGCGAGATCCACGGGCCCGTGCCGGGCTTCCCCGGGCGTGCAGGCGACGACGCCGAGGTCCGCGCCGCGGCTGCGCGCAGCATGATGGACGCGATGATCAAGCGCGGTCCGTACGTGCGCTTCGTGTGGACCGTGTGCGCCGACGACGCGCTCGATCACCACCCCGACTCGGGGCTCCGCGCGCCGAAGACCACCATCACGCACTTTCGCGTCGAGCGGCAGCTCACGTGGCCCTTCCCCGAGGTCTCGGCGTCCCTCTTCGTGATCCGCACCTTCGTGTACCCGATCGCCGCGCTCGGCGCCGAGCGGGTGCGCACGCTCGCCGAGGCGCTCGCGAACATGCCCCCGGAGATCCGCCGCTACAAGGGCCTCGACGACGCCGCGATCGCCAAATTCGTGGGCGAATTCAGCGGCTTGTAG
- a CDS encoding 3-keto-5-aminohexanoate cleavage protein yields the protein MLGLFGDVATELLIRLDGDEGLFRAYESVEFLAPVFAGDYVEVEAELLSVGASSRKMRFEARKVISNVRAMGVPPSAADVLETPVVVCRAIGTCVTPKDLQRKRGLPSPALPPATRPALGQGSTLPEELVLAAAIVGAEVTRAQTPYLPITAQEIADEAARCREAGAAIVHLHVRNPDGSPTQAEDRFREAIEAIAKKTDVIVQTSTGGAVGMSIAERAGPLACKPEMATLNLGTVNFGDDVFVNTRPDIRKLAGLIREAGSVPELECYEVGHVEEGVRLAKEGLLSAPYHFQFVLGIAGAIGATEENLRTLVSRLPEGSTWAVAATGRNQRPMTELAMRLGGHARVGLEDNIYLEKGVLAEGSAPLVARAAAYARSIGRKPLEPEAARAHLGLPSKRV from the coding sequence ATGCTCGGCCTTTTCGGCGACGTCGCCACCGAGCTCCTCATTCGCCTCGACGGCGACGAGGGCCTCTTCCGCGCCTACGAGAGCGTCGAGTTCCTCGCACCCGTGTTCGCGGGCGACTACGTCGAGGTCGAGGCCGAGCTTCTGTCGGTCGGCGCGTCGAGCCGCAAGATGCGCTTCGAGGCCCGCAAGGTCATCTCGAACGTGCGCGCCATGGGCGTACCCCCGAGCGCCGCCGACGTGCTCGAGACACCCGTCGTGGTGTGCCGCGCGATCGGCACCTGCGTCACCCCGAAGGACCTGCAACGAAAGCGGGGCCTCCCCTCGCCCGCGCTCCCCCCGGCGACGCGGCCCGCGCTCGGTCAAGGCTCGACGTTGCCCGAGGAGCTCGTGCTCGCGGCGGCCATCGTCGGCGCCGAAGTGACGCGGGCGCAGACCCCCTATCTACCCATTACTGCTCAGGAAATCGCCGACGAAGCCGCGCGGTGCCGCGAGGCGGGCGCGGCGATCGTGCACCTCCACGTGCGCAACCCCGACGGCTCGCCCACGCAGGCCGAGGACAGGTTCCGCGAGGCGATCGAGGCCATCGCCAAGAAGACCGACGTCATCGTCCAGACGAGCACCGGCGGGGCCGTGGGCATGAGCATCGCCGAGCGCGCGGGCCCCCTCGCCTGCAAGCCCGAGATGGCCACGCTGAACCTCGGCACCGTGAACTTCGGCGACGACGTGTTCGTGAACACGCGCCCCGACATTCGCAAGCTCGCGGGGCTCATCCGAGAGGCGGGCAGCGTGCCCGAGCTCGAGTGTTACGAGGTCGGTCACGTCGAAGAGGGCGTCCGGCTCGCCAAGGAGGGCCTGCTCTCGGCGCCCTACCATTTCCAGTTCGTGCTCGGGATCGCGGGCGCCATCGGCGCCACGGAGGAGAACCTCCGCACGCTCGTGTCGCGGCTCCCCGAAGGGTCGACGTGGGCGGTGGCCGCCACGGGGCGAAACCAGCGCCCGATGACCGAGCTCGCGATGCGCCTCGGTGGGCACGCGCGGGTCGGCCTCGAGGACAACATCTACCTCGAGAAGGGCGTGCTGGCCGAGGGCTCGGCCCCGCTCGTCGCGCGGGCCGCGGCCTACGCGAGGAGCATCGGACGAAAGCCCCTCGAGCCCGAGGCCGCCCGCGCGCACCTCGGCCTCCCGTCGAAGCGCGTGTGA